The bacterium genome contains the following window.
CATTTCTACTCAGGGTGACAGAGTCACAGACCGGCCCCTTAGAGAGCTTGAAGGCAGCGGATACTTCACCAAGGAGCTTGAGGAAGCCCTCTTGGATGGCAGAGTCGATGTGGCCGTTCACTCATATAAGGATATGCCGTCAAAATGTCCCGACGGGCTTGTGCTTGCCGCGGTCTCTGCTCGCGAAGAGGCCAACGACCTGCTTATCATGCGCAGCGAGGTCGCTACCATGCCAGCAGAAGACTTTTGGCTGTCGGAAGAAGCCCTGGTCGGAACAAGTGCAGTACGTCGTGAGGCACAAATTAAAGCTCTGCGGCCAGATCTTCGGACAAAGGACCTGCGTGGCAATGTGCCAACAAGACTTACAAAACTGCACAATGGTGAGTTTGATGCGATTCTGCTCGCAAGCGCTGGTGTACGCAGGTTGGGATTCGATCTCACAGAGTTCAATGTCCAAAAGCTGCCACCTTCCCTATTTGTTCCCGCGCCTGGTCAGGGCGCGCTGGCCATTCAAATGCGCGCTGATGACGAACGTATTCCGCTTGTGAGGAATGCTATTCACAATGAGGAGAGCTGGATTGCAACGCGAATTGAGCGGGAAGTTCAAGCCCGGTTCGGAGGTGGTTGCGGCCTTCCACTCGGGGCTC
Protein-coding sequences here:
- the hemC gene encoding hydroxymethylbilane synthase — protein: MRIGTRGSALARTQTDWVRKYLEQALGTSIEVQTISTQGDRVTDRPLRELEGSGYFTKELEEALLDGRVDVAVHSYKDMPSKCPDGLVLAAVSAREEANDLLIMRSEVATMPAEDFWLSEEALVGTSAVRREAQIKALRPDLRTKDLRGNVPTRLTKLHNGEFDAILLASAGVRRLGFDLTEFNVQKLPPSLFVPAPGQGALAIQMRADDERIPLVRNAIHNEESWIATRIEREVQARFGGGCGLPLGAHACRKDGKWVLEGFWFSACTGPVRATVRGESHEDLANQLYNELAGCSCECAC